One genomic window of Candidatus Binatia bacterium includes the following:
- the mtaB gene encoding tRNA (N(6)-L-threonylcarbamoyladenosine(37)-C(2))-methylthiotransferase MtaB — translation MSAGMRVALTTLGCKVNRYDSSSIETRLRAEGWRIVPFAPGADVYVVNTCTVTDRADAESRQLARRARRLNPRARVVMTGCFAQIDPAGAAIPEVDFVVGLNRLPDLLRAVRGELDAVGERLLVDDLRSARRVQTIGADTFTGHTRAFLKVQEGCDLFCTFCIVPFARGRSRSLPPREVLEQIRRLGQRGFREVVLTGVHLGGYGADLVPAWSLVDLLEIVIERAAVARLRLSSIDPPEVSERLLALMGRSEAFCPHLHIPVQGGHDALLRRMRRPYDVGLVREVCVEVRRRFPEAAIGTDVIAGFPGETEAEFESTVALLDELPFTYFHVFPYSRRRGTTAAKLAGQLPAAVVQGRARRLRQLGERKRVAFAAQFVGRTLPVLVETPVDRSASVWQGYSRNYQRVEVAGGDRCGNREVAVRIDTAQGWRLRGHSVDGAEPSGPSGGA, via the coding sequence ATGAGCGCGGGGATGCGGGTCGCCCTGACGACGCTCGGGTGCAAGGTCAATCGGTACGATAGTTCCAGCATCGAGACGCGGTTGCGCGCCGAAGGCTGGCGAATCGTGCCGTTTGCGCCGGGTGCCGACGTGTACGTCGTCAACACCTGTACGGTGACCGACCGCGCCGATGCGGAGAGCCGGCAGTTGGCGCGGCGAGCACGGCGGTTGAACCCGCGGGCTCGCGTGGTGATGACCGGGTGCTTCGCGCAGATCGATCCGGCGGGGGCGGCGATTCCAGAGGTGGATTTCGTGGTCGGGCTCAATCGGCTGCCGGACCTGTTGCGCGCGGTGCGGGGCGAACTGGACGCTGTCGGGGAACGCCTGTTGGTCGACGATCTGCGCAGCGCGCGGCGGGTGCAAACCATCGGGGCGGACACCTTCACCGGACACACGCGCGCCTTTCTCAAGGTGCAAGAGGGCTGCGATCTGTTCTGTACGTTCTGCATCGTGCCGTTCGCGCGCGGCCGCAGTCGCAGCCTGCCGCCGCGGGAAGTGCTGGAACAGATTCGGCGTCTCGGGCAGCGGGGATTTCGCGAAGTGGTACTGACGGGCGTGCACCTGGGCGGGTACGGCGCCGACCTTGTGCCCGCATGGTCGCTCGTCGACCTGCTCGAAATTGTTATCGAGCGGGCCGCGGTGGCGCGCCTGCGGCTGAGTTCCATCGATCCGCCCGAGGTGAGTGAGCGGCTGCTGGCGCTGATGGGCCGCAGCGAGGCATTCTGTCCGCATCTGCACATACCCGTGCAGGGTGGCCACGATGCGTTGCTCCGGAGAATGCGGCGGCCGTACGATGTGGGGCTGGTGCGTGAAGTGTGCGTGGAGGTGCGGCGGCGGTTCCCCGAGGCCGCGATCGGTACCGACGTGATCGCCGGCTTTCCCGGGGAAACCGAGGCGGAGTTCGAGTCGACGGTGGCGCTGCTGGACGAGCTGCCGTTCACGTACTTCCACGTCTTTCCGTATTCGCGACGCCGCGGCACGACGGCGGCGAAACTGGCAGGTCAGCTCCCGGCTGCGGTCGTGCAGGGCCGAGCGCGCCGACTGCGACAGCTCGGCGAGCGGAAGCGTGTGGCGTTTGCCGCGCAATTCGTGGGCCGGACGTTGCCGGTGTTGGTCGAGACGCCCGTCGACCGGTCCGCGAGTGTGTGGCAGGGCTATTCCCGGAACTATCAAAGGGTCGAAGTCGCGGGCGGCGACCGGTGCGGCAACCGCGAGGTGGCGGTGCGCATCGATACGGCGCAGGGCTGGCGCTTGCGGGGGCATTCCGTCGATGGAGCAGAACCTTCCGGACCGAGCGGCGGAGCTTGA
- the rnc gene encoding ribonuclease III, with protein sequence MEQNLPDRAAELEALQGRLGYRFADAVLLAAALTHASAIEAHEPRAGERLEFLGDAVLGLVLSDLLLVRYPGFDEGRLSKSRAALVNTASFADRARELGLDRAVRLGKGEEKTGGREKASILAATYEAVMGAVFVDGGYAKAREVAAQHFVALIDKVGQLALADAKTELQEVCQQRFRLTPVYRMVEEAGPGHARRFLVEVLLGDCVLGIGEGPSKRAAEQEAARRALADGLPAAEGAGVFHPLPAARS encoded by the coding sequence ATGGAGCAGAACCTTCCGGACCGAGCGGCGGAGCTTGAGGCGTTGCAGGGGCGGCTGGGGTACCGCTTCGCGGACGCCGTCTTGCTTGCCGCCGCGCTGACGCATGCGTCGGCGATCGAAGCCCACGAGCCACGGGCGGGAGAGCGTCTCGAGTTCCTCGGCGACGCGGTGCTCGGGCTGGTGCTGAGCGACCTGTTGTTGGTGCGCTATCCGGGATTCGACGAGGGGCGACTGTCGAAGTCGCGAGCGGCACTGGTCAACACGGCGAGCTTCGCGGACCGAGCGCGCGAACTGGGGCTCGATCGCGCGGTGCGCCTCGGGAAGGGCGAGGAAAAGACTGGAGGGCGGGAGAAGGCGTCCATCCTGGCGGCGACTTACGAGGCGGTGATGGGGGCGGTGTTTGTCGACGGAGGGTATGCGAAAGCGCGCGAGGTGGCGGCCCAGCATTTCGTGGCACTGATCGATAAGGTCGGGCAGCTCGCGCTGGCCGATGCGAAGACGGAGCTTCAGGAGGTCTGCCAGCAGCGCTTTCGCCTGACGCCGGTGTATCGGATGGTGGAGGAAGCAGGCCCCGGCCACGCCAGGCGATTTCTGGTCGAGGTGCTACTCGGAGATTGCGTTCTTGGGATCGGCGAAGGGCCGAGCAAGCGCGCTGCCGAGCAGGAGGCGGCCCGCCGGGCGCTGGCCGACGGCCTGCCTGCGGCAGAGGGCGCAGGTGTTTTCCATCCGCTTCCGGCGGCGCGGTCGTAG